A genomic segment from Methanolobus zinderi encodes:
- the fpoK gene encoding F420H2 dehydrogenase subunit FpoK codes for MIPVELYIGLAVIIFTIGLYGFMTQRSGIRMLMSVELMLNSANLNLVAFSSYNADLTGQVFALYSIALAACEAAIGFAILMAIFRMKDTINLDSFNVLRW; via the coding sequence GTGATACCCGTTGAACTCTACATAGGTCTTGCCGTGATCATATTCACCATAGGTCTCTATGGTTTCATGACACAGCGCAGCGGTATCCGTATGTTGATGTCTGTTGAACTCATGCTCAACTCCGCAAACCTGAACCTGGTTGCATTCTCAAGCTATAATGCAGACCTTACCGGACAGGTATTCGCTCTGTATTCAATTGCACTTGCAGCTTGTGAGGCAGCAATCGGATTTGCGATACTTATGGCCATCTTCAGGATGAAAGATACGATCAATCTTGATTCATTTAACGTATTGAGGTGGTAA
- the fpoJ gene encoding F420H2 dehydrogenase subunit FpoJ: protein MMNKEITIKPMEILTSVYNFFRPRILGMTVAFLFLAVLMVSVFFTSWPSVDQIPQNLDDPSNIQGIGVMIFTDFVVPFEILSIVLLSSLMGAIYMAKGDGSQ, encoded by the coding sequence ATGATGAATAAAGAAATAACGATTAAACCGATGGAGATTCTCACATCAGTATACAACTTCTTCAGGCCACGTATACTCGGGATGACAGTCGCATTCCTTTTCCTGGCTGTCCTCATGGTATCTGTGTTCTTTACAAGCTGGCCATCTGTTGACCAGATTCCACAGAACCTTGACGACCCAAGTAATATCCAGGGAATCGGAGTAATGATCTTCACGGACTTTGTAGTACCCTTCGAGATCCTCTCGATAGTATTACTATCCTCACTCATGGGTGCTATCTACATGGCAAAAGGAGATGGTAGCCAGTGA
- a CDS encoding NADH-quinone oxidoreductase subunit J, producing MDPTVGTIIELIIFSILAFTAILFSIFVVSARNVVRAAIALVISMFVVAALYIMLNAQFLGVVQVLVYIGAIGVLILFAVMLTKKEFGTDDE from the coding sequence ATGGACCCCACAGTAGGTACCATCATTGAACTTATTATTTTCTCAATCCTGGCCTTCACAGCGATACTTTTCTCAATATTCGTTGTGAGTGCAAGGAATGTTGTCAGAGCAGCGATCGCACTGGTAATATCCATGTTCGTAGTTGCAGCCCTGTACATCATGCTGAATGCCCAGTTCCTGGGAGTTGTCCAGGTACTCGTATACATAGGTGCAATTGGTGTATTGATCCTGTTCGCAGTTATGCTTACAAAAAAGGAGTTTGGTACGGATGATGAATAA
- the fpoI gene encoding F420H2 dehydrogenase subunit FpoI has product MVIKNLMKAVKNIYFGPPVTRMCPEVPTKLADRFRGLQKLDKSKCIGCGICANTCPNNAIKIVKARVSPGSDKKRWFPSIDIGHCLFCGLCIDQCPKDALSNSKVYLTGIIRWQHEDLLFTPDMLAREVDINAEEEAGEEVSRWTPQ; this is encoded by the coding sequence ATGGTCATTAAAAATTTAATGAAAGCTGTTAAGAACATTTATTTCGGCCCTCCTGTTACAAGAATGTGTCCGGAAGTACCCACAAAGCTTGCAGACAGGTTCAGGGGCTTACAGAAACTTGACAAGAGTAAATGCATAGGTTGTGGAATATGTGCAAATACATGTCCCAACAATGCAATTAAGATAGTAAAGGCCCGTGTTAGTCCGGGCAGTGACAAAAAAAGATGGTTCCCTTCAATTGATATAGGCCACTGTCTGTTCTGTGGTCTTTGCATTGATCAGTGTCCCAAAGATGCTCTCTCAAACAGCAAGGTATACCTTACAGGTATCATCCGCTGGCAACATGAGGATCTTCTCTTTACGCCGGATATGCTGGCAAGGGAAGTTGATATCAATGCTGAGGAAGAGGCCGGCGAGGAGGTGAGCAGATGGACCCCACAGTAG
- the fpoH gene encoding F420H2 dehydrogenase subunit FpoH produces MELPEILFNPLVRGILGLCLMGAIFLGAMAAVWFERKLSADIQQRYGPMRVGPHGVFQLVADAIKLFTKEDIIPKNADRLLFVAAPILLMGSVFLMLVAIPFGAVVINGDTYPIAATEMDISILYIEAMSSISIVGIFMVAYSANNKYSLLGAFRNFARMIGYEVPLGICVVSVAIMAGSLNIVQIAEAQSPLWFVVLQPLGFIVFVIALLADMGRLPFDQNESEEELIAGWITEYTGMRFGLGFFAEYIHLILGSMLIVLLFLGGWNLPEFLTSNLILGIILPTAFFLGKVVLVMLGIIALRWAVPRFRIDQVVDLSWKRLLPLSLLNLGWVIALGLLGV; encoded by the coding sequence ATGGAGTTACCGGAAATTTTATTCAATCCTCTTGTTAGGGGTATCCTGGGTCTGTGCCTGATGGGTGCAATATTCCTTGGTGCCATGGCTGCCGTATGGTTCGAGCGTAAACTCTCGGCAGACATCCAGCAGAGATACGGTCCTATGAGAGTAGGTCCCCATGGAGTGTTCCAGCTGGTTGCCGATGCTATCAAGCTGTTCACAAAAGAAGACATTATACCAAAGAATGCTGACAGGCTATTGTTCGTCGCAGCACCTATTCTTCTGATGGGCTCTGTCTTCCTGATGCTTGTGGCAATACCCTTTGGTGCTGTAGTTATAAACGGGGATACCTATCCCATAGCCGCAACAGAGATGGATATAAGTATTCTCTATATAGAGGCCATGTCCTCGATATCGATCGTCGGTATCTTCATGGTGGCATACAGTGCCAATAACAAGTATTCTCTTCTTGGTGCTTTCAGAAACTTCGCACGTATGATCGGATACGAGGTACCACTTGGTATCTGTGTCGTGAGTGTAGCCATTATGGCAGGTTCACTGAACATCGTACAGATCGCGGAGGCACAGAGTCCGCTGTGGTTCGTTGTATTGCAGCCTTTAGGTTTTATAGTGTTTGTTATCGCTCTGCTGGCTGATATGGGACGTCTTCCCTTCGACCAGAACGAATCAGAAGAAGAACTTATTGCAGGATGGATCACCGAATACACAGGTATGAGGTTCGGTCTTGGTTTCTTCGCAGAGTACATCCACCTTATCCTTGGTTCAATGCTCATTGTACTGTTGTTCCTCGGAGGCTGGAACCTGCCTGAATTCCTTACTTCGAATTTGATACTCGGTATTATCCTCCCGACTGCCTTCTTCCTTGGAAAGGTTGTTCTGGTGATGCTGGGAATCATAGCTCTCAGATGGGCTGTCCCGAGGTTCAGGATCGATCAGGTAGTAGATCTTAGCTGGAAACGCCTTCTGCCTTTATCCCTCCTTAATCTCGGATGGGTAATCGCACTTGGTCTGCTGGGGGTATGA
- the fpoD gene encoding F420H2 dehydrogenase subunit FpoD: MEEKVGPSEMIVHIGPQHPMLPGPFRLNARLRGETVVDSEVEMGWIHKGIEKILENKTYLQGITIVDRICYLAALSNEEAYVGCVEKLAGIEVPERSQYIRVIVEELSRLQSHLLGMGEYASFVGFVSMFMYTIKEREDVLSLLDSITGARITHSFLRFGGVKDDIPPGFRDDVKRVFPNVRKAIDSYEDMYSTDSIYRARTVGVGVLTADVAKDLGVSGPPLRATGVPFDIRKDEPYLVYEDLDFKVCTETAGDVYARIQVRLDEMRESMYIIEQCLDQMPEGPLFAEDTPYGKRSPVMRIPAGEVYHRVEDPRGEMGFYMVSDGSDKPYRVKIRGPVYPTLQTLPPLLKGVKVADIVAIAGSMDTCTSEVDR, from the coding sequence TTGGAAGAAAAAGTTGGACCTTCTGAAATGATAGTACACATCGGGCCACAACACCCGATGCTACCGGGACCGTTCAGACTGAACGCCAGGCTGAGGGGTGAAACGGTTGTTGATTCCGAGGTCGAGATGGGCTGGATCCATAAAGGGATCGAAAAGATACTTGAGAATAAAACGTATCTTCAGGGAATAACCATCGTTGACAGGATATGCTATCTTGCGGCACTGAGCAATGAAGAAGCTTATGTCGGATGTGTCGAGAAGCTTGCAGGTATAGAAGTGCCTGAAAGATCACAATACATCCGTGTTATTGTCGAAGAGCTTTCCAGATTACAGAGTCACCTGCTTGGTATGGGAGAATATGCTTCCTTTGTTGGTTTTGTAAGTATGTTCATGTACACCATCAAGGAAAGGGAAGATGTACTGAGTTTACTTGACTCCATTACAGGAGCCCGTATCACTCACAGCTTCCTGAGATTCGGTGGTGTCAAGGATGATATTCCGCCCGGTTTCAGGGATGACGTCAAGCGTGTTTTCCCCAATGTCAGAAAGGCTATTGATTCATATGAAGACATGTACAGCACGGATTCAATCTACAGGGCAAGAACTGTAGGTGTAGGTGTGCTGACAGCCGATGTTGCAAAGGATCTGGGAGTCTCGGGACCACCACTCAGGGCAACCGGTGTACCTTTTGATATCAGGAAGGATGAACCCTATCTTGTTTATGAGGACCTTGATTTCAAGGTATGTACGGAAACAGCCGGTGATGTCTATGCAAGGATACAGGTCCGTCTCGATGAGATGCGTGAAAGCATGTATATAATCGAGCAGTGTCTTGACCAGATGCCTGAAGGACCCCTGTTCGCTGAAGACACTCCCTATGGCAAGAGGTCTCCTGTCATGAGAATTCCTGCCGGTGAGGTATATCACCGTGTGGAAGACCCAAGAGGAGAAATGGGATTCTATATGGTCTCCGATGGCTCAGACAAACCATACCGTGTGAAGATCAGAGGTCCGGTCTACCCCACACTGCAGACATTGCCACCTCTTCTCAAGGGTGTCAAGGTTGCGGATATCGTGGCGATTGCCGGAAGTATGGACACATGTACCAGCGAGGTTGACAGGTGA
- the fpoC gene encoding F420H2 dehydrogenase subunit FpoC: MDANTIIDSLSGQFPDDIYDTDVESGIRILAKVKPENVVEVCRYLKEELSFDHLGCEFGVDYPDRNEIEVVYLISSYDHPVVLTLKAILPRDNPEIESVVPVYWNANWYERETYELLGVKYINHPDLRQLVLPKEMLGEWPLRKDYKGFPNKTAKNLV; this comes from the coding sequence ATGGATGCCAATACTATAATTGATTCACTTTCAGGTCAGTTCCCTGATGATATATACGATACCGATGTTGAGTCCGGAATCAGAATACTTGCCAAGGTAAAACCTGAGAATGTAGTGGAAGTATGCAGATATCTCAAGGAAGAACTGTCCTTTGACCACCTAGGTTGTGAGTTCGGTGTTGATTACCCGGACAGGAATGAGATTGAGGTCGTATACCTCATAAGCTCATATGACCATCCTGTAGTACTTACCTTAAAGGCGATCCTTCCAAGGGACAATCCAGAGATTGAATCGGTTGTTCCTGTTTACTGGAATGCCAACTGGTACGAAAGAGAAACCTACGAACTGCTTGGTGTGAAGTATATCAACCACCCGGACCTCAGGCAGCTTGTACTTCCGAAAGAGATGCTGGGCGAGTGGCCACTGCGTAAGGATTACAAGGGCTTCCCCAATAAGACAGCTAAGAATTTGGTGTGA
- the fpoB gene encoding F(420)H(2) dehydrogenase subunit B, with protein sequence MDEVEQTEAEQTEVEENEAENFGYDDVPGVTLTDSNAISDFLKKTKVQDVLNWGRKNSLWFTVNAMGCCGVELLSTGMAHYDTDRFGIIPRNSPRHADVLIISGYVTKKYLPALKRVWDQMPSPKWVIAFGDCAISGGPFYESYSTHQNVDEIFPVDVFVPGCPPRCEALIQGFVELQKKIEAKKDRGTEY encoded by the coding sequence ATGGATGAAGTAGAGCAAACAGAAGCTGAACAGACCGAAGTTGAAGAAAACGAAGCTGAAAATTTCGGGTATGATGATGTTCCCGGTGTCACACTTACAGACAGCAATGCGATCAGTGACTTTTTGAAGAAAACGAAGGTTCAGGATGTTCTTAACTGGGGAAGGAAGAATTCACTCTGGTTTACGGTAAATGCAATGGGATGCTGTGGTGTGGAGCTGCTTTCCACAGGAATGGCCCACTATGATACCGACCGTTTCGGAATCATCCCTCGTAACTCTCCAAGACATGCCGATGTGCTCATTATCAGCGGATATGTGACAAAGAAGTACCTGCCTGCACTCAAAAGGGTCTGGGATCAGATGCCTTCACCCAAGTGGGTAATCGCCTTTGGAGACTGTGCCATAAGCGGTGGTCCTTTCTATGAGTCATACAGCACTCACCAGAACGTTGATGAGATCTTCCCGGTGGATGTTTTCGTCCCGGGCTGTCCTCCAAGATGTGAGGCTCTTATTCAGGGTTTTGTTGAACTTCAGAAAAAGATCGAAGCTAAGAAAGATAGGGGTACGGAATATTGA
- the fpoA gene encoding F420H2 dehydrogenase subunit FpoA yields the protein MSEIIDMGNIIYSYIPVAIILVVALLMPPLTMFLVKALSPRSKSAAKYQTYEAGSVPTGDARIQFNVEYYLYAIAFVLFDIEVLFLYPWATIFKGHGITQLATVEMLVFIFVVLFGYVYLLKKEALKWMK from the coding sequence ATGTCAGAAATAATCGATATGGGTAACATAATATATAGTTACATACCGGTTGCAATAATTCTTGTTGTGGCATTACTGATGCCTCCTCTGACCATGTTCTTAGTTAAGGCACTAAGTCCGAGGAGTAAATCTGCAGCAAAATATCAGACATATGAAGCCGGTTCGGTCCCTACCGGGGATGCCAGAATACAGTTCAATGTCGAGTATTATCTTTATGCCATTGCTTTTGTTCTCTTTGATATAGAGGTCCTGTTCTTATATCCATGGGCTACTATCTTCAAAGGACATGGAATTACTCAATTAGCAACCGTCGAAATGCTGGTCTTTATTTTTGTTGTATTGTTCGGTTACGTCTACCTCTTAAAGAAGGAGGCTCTTAAATGGATGAAGTAG